From the Lytechinus variegatus isolate NC3 chromosome 5, Lvar_3.0, whole genome shotgun sequence genome, the window CTGTAGCTGGTTTAGGATTCACCGTGAAGTGAAGGAAAAGATTCACCACTTCCCTATCGGTCAAGATCCCAGACTGGGCAGCTTTGTTGGCAAACTCTTCTACTGTCATTAGTGGAAAGCGGATCAGTTTTAGTGCCCGACCAAGAACCCTCCGTTTGTTCTCTGATGTTGGTAGGGCCTGCTGCCTCACTGCTTCATGTTCGGCCCAGCGGATGACAGCATTGAAGAGCATGCTCTCTTTAATACCAAGTGTATCTCGTTCTAGCACAACGATCAATGTGTCAAGGTCGATGTCTGTAAAACCTTCTGCGCTTAGCGCCTCTGCGGTGTTTTTGTCGATTGTTTCCAAGCAGAGGTTAGCAAGTTGTGGTTCATCAAACAGTCTGGCTTGCGTAAGCAGCATAAAAGCATTATCAGAACTAAGGTTCTTCTTGAGGAAATCCACGCATTCGGATTCGAGCGCAGGGACAGCGTATTTCTTAGCCGTGTAAAGTGTTGTCATGACACTCTCTGGTCCAATCTGTACTTCATCGGAGTAAAGGAAGCGCAGCAGAGCAAGAAACGCTGCGGGCTCCACGTCTGGGAGTTCTACCTCGCTTGATGTTGTAGCCATGCCACCGTTGAACATGGCATCAAAGACAGCACTTCCTACAGACAGGACAAACTTGTGAGCGGGTATCCGCTGCATGTTGTCTCCTTTCCCAACGATGAAGTGGACATCACTCAAGGTTTCATTGTTAAACATAAAAGCCATACGTTCTTTGACACTGGTCTTGGTCGATTGCCAATTGTAGACTACAGGCTCACTGCGACTCCTCATCACTGTGGATACCGGAACCGGAGCAGGAGGAGGGGGAAGGGTTGGCTCTCTTTCTAGCTGTAAGTTCCTCTGGGCAGCGGCCCCAGCCATAGTGCATACTTCTCACAGTTTGTTGAGTCACCACAAGATCAAGAGCAAAAGATATGTTGCCTGTTTAAAGAGTGAAAATATAAATGCTAAATCAAGGTGATGTTGCAATAAACATGGAACTATCAACTATAAGagttttgaaatataaagaaacAAGGATTCatatgaaacaaatgaaaaaagcgcgatgttcggttacagcgaaccgacacatccgcggtggcagaacatgcttgggagaagcaacaccacccagattgggagggtgtacattgcattgccaaagaaagacattggtatacacgcaggattaaggaggctattagtatacgtctttgtcctaacaacttcaacagagacagcgggatcgacatccccgatttctggatgcgaaccatccgacagcacaatacccccttacctggcagtgcacgcctacccgatcgttcccggccccgatcgagggaccgctcagccagtcaacccccgcccacgggaaactagcgagcccgccaattttggtctcaaatgcatattgccgacccacggcgtatttgcatataatttgcataactcctgaccaatcacacaacggatcagtgcccacctattgttctcgcgcttgtgcgtacggtcttggagattagtataaatacagtacgatatcggacaatccttgtcacttgataaagagttgcagcggcactcgaaagctcgtgaacttgtaagctagtgaacactttttgcgagagtgatcacgaatttcctagaaagccagtgaacactttttgcgagagtgatcacgaatttccttgttgaccatagtagattgcgagacaaatgaataccctctagcgattatttcaatccgcaataatgaacctatttagtataaatgaaaaataattcataGTTCATCTGACTACAAATTGTTTTTGAATCATAAGGACTTTATTCAATTACTTTTCAGTAACCCTGACATATTCTGAGTGCAAGTTTCTTATTATCTCTTGTCTGTGAAAACAACAAGTAGTTGAGTTTCAATTAGactttcaataaaatttgaaaatgagacAAATCAGTACACAACAGCCAAGTTAATTTCAAGTCCCAAAGCTGCCACCATGAAAATGAGAAGATTTCAAGCAGTGCACAACAAGTCCAACCAAGCAGATTTTAAATCCCATTGCTGCCACTATAAAAATAAGATGATTTCAAGCAGTACATAACAGCCAACTTAATttcaaatcccaccgctgcctagtcttgaggacgcaatgatgatgactttAAAACATATCATTGACGtatatgtcattattttttaaagtcatcATCATTGCATCCTCAAGACTAACCGCTGCCACCATGAAAATGAGATGACTTCAAGCACTACACTTCAGCTAATCTAATttcaaatcccaccgctgccaccgtGAAAATGAGATGATTTCAAGAAGTACACAACTGCCAAGTTGATTTCAGGTAGTGTATAGATACATAAGCTGAACATTGTTTTCACAAGGGCTGTATTATCACAAACTTATGTTGGCCTATTCTGTTCacaaaagtttatattttgAACTTCAAACCACTAACTTCAAACCAAttctttattgttattaatatcatcatcatctgttaTTATCAGTTTGCCTAAGCAAGCCAATataataggcctactatttATTATAATCTAATTGTCATACTTTCTTAGAATTTACGGCCAAAATGATTattctaaaatatatttcattatcataatcatctaATCATCAAGTTAGAGTAGGAAAAGTATTATAATTTAGGAAAAGTATTATAATTTGGCAAAAAACAATCTTCAAAGACAAAGTTTAATAACATAAAACTTGCCACAAAATAACATACGATTCACAGTTGTTGTGTAGATCCAATTTTCATATTCCTGGAATTTTTCTTTTCCCTGAACCTTTCCTTGAAAAGGTGAAAATTTCCTAGTATTTCCCGAATTCCCGGAGAAATGGAAACACTGACGGCTCACTCGGGTCTATTTAACactatattattcattatttaactCTCAATTCTCATTTTACGCACTTATTACTTAACCCCGGCACTGCACCGTATATATCAGACATCTTATTCTTAAgacaaatatgaagaaaaaatattcgaAGCAATATGGGTTACCTTTTTATTTTACTACTGTACttaaggtaaaaaaataaacaaaagccATACCACAAAAATGAAGCTCAAACATCACATCGGTACGTTCGTCTTAAATCctgtaaatataaataattatgttcCAATCAATAccattttcttccttctttctacCAGCACAGCTCCTATTCGGTCTCTAAATATGAAATGTCGCCAACTTGAGGTCAGGTCAAAATTTATCGCCCAATAATCCTTTTTATAAGCCAAAATTATATTCACTGCAAGCCAAATGGGAATGACGCATTCGTTGTAGTCTCGCATCAAGTAGATCTTACAGTTTATCTAATGGATTCAATCTAATACAAAATTTACTGTCATCTGATCATAGGCCTTTATTTCGTTGCAGTAATAATTTAGATTAGTCATTGGGGTCATTACCAATGATCCTACTttatattcatgaaacttgttttaattgATTCCttttcatttaaaggtcaagtccacctcagaaaaatattaatttgaatcaatagagaaaaatcagacaagaacaatgctgaaaatttcatcaaaattggatgtaaaataagaaagttatgacatttcaaagtttcgcttatttttaacaaaatatgaacgagccagttacatccaaatgagagagtcgatgatgtcactcactcactatttcttttgttttttattgtttgaattatacaatatttcaatttttacgaatttgacaattaggacctccttgcctgaagcacaaaatgttaaattaatggaattccacggtgttcagggagaaatgaaacttcatttcacatgataatgatgagaaaataaaaatatttcataattcaaacaataaaaaacataagaaatagtgagtgagtgatatcatcgactctcttcatttggatgtaactggctcgttcatataactattttgttaaaaataagcgaaactttaaaatgccataactttcttattttacatccgattttgatgaaatttacagtattatgcttgttgaattttcactttttatttaaattaagtttttgttggggtggacttgtcctttaaagagcccacccccccaaaaaaaaaatcacactggTATAAACGTAGCAAATGGCTCTATATACACAATAAAAACGTTTTATCCGCTGATtattatgtttttaataaatctctCTCAATTAGGtattttaattaaaacaaaagtttTGTGGATTAAAACGTCAATGTTCTGTTTCTAATAATGTTGCCGACAAAGTACTGTATATTGGTTTCAGATCATTCAGTTCCTCTCTAACCATACATCCAAGTAAATCCAATGTGGTATTTTCACGTGACATCCACATAACATACATTTGTATTTAAAGTTACTTAGgcctttattcattcaatttaattcaaataaaaatttatttcttccatttcattacattttcggaaacattaatattcatacaaaaatcaatttatgatgaagaatataaatatgtacatattagAAGGCGATATCGTAAGAGCTGGgcttgttatgaaaaaaaagcataaaGTCATGGAAACAATTATCAATGAATACACTGCATTATAAGGTGCATGGgaaatttaatcaaatattctcaggggcggatcaagaattttccaaaggggggggggagacacatttttccgaggaaaaagTTGAAAAGCCCCCCCAAAagtttttaattgatatttcgTCCCCGAAAAATGTTGACAatcaaaaaaaaggtctttactTACAAAAAGGGAGGGGCACACTTTGTTTTAatgcaatttcaaattttaattttgcttctcaaaaggggagCACGGACCGGCtgtgcccccctggatccgaCAGTAAATATACTGACcaaatatctaaataaattatgGTCAGAATAGTATTCCTTCTCATTGATTTAAGTTTATAGTCGTTAACGCTTAAAAAGGATGTTCGCGGCTGAAAAATGATTAAGggtaaataaatagattaaaaatgAATGAGTAATAAAAcgtaaataaatagagtaaaattcacccaaatgctgaaaattcaatcaaaatctcataacaaataaatattttagcaatgtttgtgaacaGATATGCACTCGGTCATTATGTGCGCTAATGCATGATGCACTctgaaaaatgaagtgctaatttgaactagacaaatcagcactccgaagtgcagtcactatacacgctctttaagagctaaattagcacttcattttttagagtgtgccATGTccccattttccttttcttatgttaaacATGGAATCATGAAATTAGGCCTATTTCAGATTTTAGACATTATGTATGATGTCTCccttataacaaaataaatcattttcctTTATGCACTCTTTTAATGTTcacttctcatttttttttatttctgtatttaCATTACATCATAATAAAAACGAAGTGACAACGGGCTACACCAGTTGCATTTTTAATgcatcagttgtcaatcaaacGTTTTCATTCTTGGTggataaatttgaataaatacaacaataaaatacaaaaggattATGATCATTATAAAAACATGACGTCATGTTTACGGTGATTACAAtgtgatgatcatgatgttaATATTGATTGTCGTTTATACGTCTGGTGATGATGACCATCATTTTATAAGAATTTCCATAGGTTTATTGCATCGAATTggatttatttatctattttgatCTTAAAACAAATGGAAATTCGTTGGTCGCTGGTCCTGGCCCTGTGAGTTGCCTCGTGTGTTATTTTCCAATTTCCatataggcagcacccctggaaATCTGGTGGGTATGCTAAatggcaaaatgaaaatgaccatctttaaatttgttttgctGTCATTATTTTCATGGAATAGGCCTAAAATCACCTTTTTGTAGTggaaatcttttctttttttttgcttgtcaaatctttTCTGAAACACAATCACCTTCTTTATGTAGCCAAACCCccactttttttgcttgtgaaatTTAAACCAGCACTACCCACCCCCCTGTAAAAAAGTTGTTCCCATGGCCCTGTCGCTGTTTATAtatgaacaaaaaagaaaattgtcatttagTGTAACCATTCCTTTCAAATATAATAAGAAACATGGGATGGactggagaaagaaaaaatatccaGGATGAAATAAAAGAACATGTTTATGGAGTTGTACAtgacatctttttttaaatatgtaaaaacATTCCCGCCAGCAACTGGTGTAGCCCGTTGtcacatcatttttattatgatgtaaaataagtagagaaataaaaaaaatatgagaagtGAAATTTCAAAGAGTGCATAAAAGGGAAATAATCCTGAAAACAGATAAAAGTCCTCAAAATGGCTCTTTTTCGggtccttttttttaaattgtcagCTAGAGTTGGCGCGCTCGCATCATTGGTCCAATACTGAGTCTTTTGGTTGAAAAGTTAACATACACTTCAAACTTGAGTCCGGtaagtaccccccccctcccactggTGCACAGATCGGAATGGGGACCATGAGCCCCGAAAAGTTTGACGACAAAGAAATAATAGGGAAAaggtaaaaatgaaaagaaacacggtgaaatatttatttttgaatatgtTTAAATCTACTAGTAGGCCCTATCACAATATATTAATCATCAACACCGATCGACATCCTTGCTTGTCTTTCCTCTTTATTCCCTTTTCGTAACTCTTTTCCAGATTTGCTTTTcatctcttaaaaaaaatacaaaagggcTGGTCGCCCCTTTCCTGTATTTTACCATGGAGCTACTTAGCTCCATGATTTTATGATATAAATAGCATTTGAATTTGCATGGAACTGCTTATAGCACCTCCCCAAATGGTCTTGTTCTCCGAGAAATTTATATAAGCCATGTTTCTGGATGAAAGATATAAAGTCAAATAAATAAAGGGAAgagagaaatgaaggaaagaagcaaGGAAGGGTGAAAGGAAGGAACAGAGCTAGGACAAAATAA encodes:
- the LOC121415065 gene encoding BTB/POZ domain-containing protein 2-like — protein: MAGAAAQRNLQLEREPTLPPPPAPVPVSTVMRSRSEPVVYNWQSTKTSVKERMAFMFNNETLSDVHFIVGKGDNMQRIPAHKFVLSVGSAVFDAMFNGGMATTSSEVELPDVEPAAFLALLRFLYSDEVQIGPESVMTTLYTAKKYAVPALESECVDFLKKNLSSDNAFMLLTQARLFDEPQLANLCLETIDKNTAEALSAEGFTDIDLDTLIVVLERDTLGIKESMLFNAVIRWAEHEAVRQQALPTSENKRRVLGRALKLIRFPLMTVEEFANKAAQSGILTDREVVNLFLHFTVNPKPATEFPSNPRCCLTGKEQTLTRFLQVESRWGYSGTSDRIRFQVNRRIFVVGFGLYGSIHGPADYSVNIQIIHADTEAMMGQNDTSFSCDGTDSTFRVMFKDPIEIQPCENYVASATLKGPDSHYGTKGLRKVVHESASNGKVMFQFAYVAGNNNGTSVDDGQIPELIFYT